One genomic window of Methanosarcina acetivorans C2A includes the following:
- a CDS encoding class I SAM-dependent methyltransferase, producing the protein MYSNIFGSFIYRLINPGNCNSFLDLGCGRGQDLKYFKDEMNCINGSRFVGIDKLEKSILIAKNAYQNEGIEFYHMDVAQGLGFDDESFDIVYSMNAVECIADKPRLASEIYRVLKEKGQVICCHCDWDSVVYNGHDKNLISDILKKYSGWQQPWMDEADSWMGRRLWGMFNSTGLFNGEIHIFNHIETDFKENSLGWNMIREFSYMVEAGIISKDDYDRFCNDIAETAEKGEYLYVRPIYIYKGLKD; encoded by the coding sequence ATGTATAGTAATATTTTTGGAAGCTTTATTTATAGGCTTATAAATCCGGGGAATTGTAATAGTTTTCTAGATCTTGGATGCGGTCGTGGACAGGATTTGAAATACTTCAAAGATGAAATGAATTGTATTAATGGGTCAAGGTTTGTTGGAATTGATAAGCTGGAAAAATCAATATTAATTGCTAAGAACGCATATCAAAACGAAGGCATAGAATTCTACCATATGGATGTAGCACAGGGTCTGGGGTTTGATGATGAAAGCTTTGACATTGTTTATTCAATGAACGCAGTTGAGTGTATAGCAGATAAGCCAAGATTGGCTTCTGAAATATACAGGGTACTCAAAGAAAAAGGTCAGGTTATTTGCTGTCACTGTGATTGGGATTCAGTAGTATATAACGGACATGATAAAAATCTAATAAGTGATATTCTCAAGAAGTATAGTGGATGGCAACAACCCTGGATGGATGAAGCTGATTCCTGGATGGGAAGAAGGCTTTGGGGAATGTTCAATTCCACAGGATTATTTAATGGCGAGATTCATATTTTTAACCATATCGAGACTGATTTTAAAGAAAATAGTCTGGGATGGAATATGATCAGGGAATTTAGTTACATGGTAGAGGCCGGGATAATAAGCAAAGATGATTACGACAGGTTTTGCAATGACATTGCAGAAACGGCAGAAAAGGGTGAGTATCTATATGTCCGCCCAATTTATATATACAAAGGCCTCAAGGACTGA
- a CDS encoding plasmid pRiA4b ORF-3 family protein has product MKDTSEKVYQLKLSMKGIVPQIWRRIQVPENYTFFDLHNAIQAVMNWDDYHLHEFEMKNPKTGVPVKIGAEDEGYEHFSDTLLLVPEEKVKLSKLFTLENKNALYTYDFGDDLQVKIRLEKILPGKEGMKYPVCTAGKRAAVPEDIGGIWGYADMLEILKDPEHEKYEDAVEWLGEDFDPEYFDPKDILF; this is encoded by the coding sequence ATGAAAGATACTTCCGAGAAGGTTTATCAGCTAAAACTTTCCATGAAAGGCATTGTCCCTCAGATCTGGCGGCGAATCCAGGTGCCGGAAAACTATACCTTCTTTGACCTTCATAATGCTATCCAGGCTGTAATGAATTGGGACGACTACCATTTGCACGAATTCGAAATGAAAAATCCCAAGACAGGAGTGCCTGTAAAAATTGGGGCTGAAGATGAAGGTTACGAACATTTCAGCGACACGTTGCTGCTTGTGCCCGAGGAGAAAGTTAAACTCTCTAAATTATTCACACTGGAAAACAAGAATGCTCTGTATACATACGATTTTGGGGACGACTTGCAGGTAAAGATCCGGCTTGAAAAAATCCTTCCAGGAAAAGAAGGAATGAAATATCCTGTCTGCACTGCCGGAAAAAGAGCAGCTGTTCCTGAAGACATTGGGGGGATCTGGGGCTATGCAGATATGCTGGAGATCCTGAAGGATCCGGAACATGAAAAATATGAAGATGCTGTGGAATGGCTGGGGGAAGATTTTGACCCCGAGTACTTTGACCCAAAGGACATTTTATTCTGA
- a CDS encoding YecA family protein: MSKKIGRNDPCPCGSGKKYKHCCLGNKGATINRTTSKSEKPVVSRLAIMRFEQKLQDKPEELEKIGKEIEKYSDDKDINFKDFILRSWNLNKVRDMSTSEIIEKLESMNIDFEIERFKKQARNYISAIQLAEDHYFTQNFQAPDQEEDFIWLAIIELWNRIIPEKWNMEMIDDLIQEGYEDIEKRNYGDGMEKWEKAWNMIMSIVPPHIKSVKDADKFISGLTQSIFNWCQDFEMELANAAVEDNSFYLKRIKYCQDFCRILPHSDESIIRNMIRAEAESYAELGDMETAKKLLQG; this comes from the coding sequence ATGTCAAAGAAAATTGGTAGAAATGATCCGTGTCCATGTGGCTCAGGCAAGAAATATAAACATTGTTGTTTAGGTAACAAGGGAGCCACTATAAATCGAACCACTTCAAAATCCGAAAAACCAGTTGTTAGTCGGTTAGCCATTATGAGATTTGAACAGAAATTACAGGATAAGCCCGAAGAATTGGAAAAAATTGGCAAGGAAATTGAAAAATACTCTGATGATAAGGATATAAACTTCAAAGATTTCATTCTAAGAAGCTGGAACCTGAATAAAGTAAGAGATATGAGCACTTCGGAAATAATTGAAAAATTGGAGTCAATGAATATCGATTTCGAAATAGAACGTTTCAAAAAACAGGCTCGAAATTATATCTCCGCAATTCAGTTAGCAGAAGATCATTATTTCACACAGAATTTCCAGGCGCCAGACCAGGAAGAAGATTTCATCTGGTTGGCAATAATAGAATTATGGAACCGGATAATCCCAGAAAAATGGAATATGGAAATGATTGATGATTTAATTCAAGAAGGCTATGAAGACATTGAAAAACGGAATTACGGGGATGGGATGGAAAAGTGGGAAAAAGCGTGGAACATGATAATGAGTATTGTTCCCCCTCATATAAAATCTGTTAAGGATGCTGATAAATTCATTTCCGGTCTAACACAAAGTATTTTTAATTGGTGTCAGGATTTTGAAATGGAGTTAGCTAACGCAGCGGTGGAAGATAACTCCTTTTATTTGAAGAGGATAAAATACTGCCAGGATTTCTGCCGGATTTTACCTCATTCAGACGAGTCAATAATAAGAAATATGATCAGAGCAGAAGCTGAATCATATGCAGAGCTTGGGGATATGGAAACAGCAAAAAAACTATTACAGGGATAA
- a CDS encoding plasmid pRiA4b ORF-3 family protein — MKKTFEKVYQLKLSMKGITPQIWRRIQVPENYTFLDLHDAIQDVMDWEDYHLHEFEMPNPKTGVLDKIGTEGDDFEAFVEPLVPEKKAKISNYFTPENKDALYTYDFGDNWQVKVRLEKILPREEGVDYPICTAGKRAAVPEDIGGIWGYEDMLEILKNPEHEEYEDTVTWLGEDFDPEDFDPKDVSFRK; from the coding sequence ATGAAAAAGACCTTCGAGAAAGTTTACCAGTTAAAACTTTCCATGAAAGGCATTACCCCTCAGATCTGGCGACGTATCCAGGTACCGGAAAATTATACCTTCCTTGACCTTCACGATGCTATCCAGGACGTAATGGACTGGGAAGATTACCACCTGCACGAATTCGAAATGCCAAACCCGAAGACAGGAGTGCTGGATAAAATCGGAACTGAAGGCGACGATTTTGAAGCCTTCGTGGAGCCTCTTGTCCCGGAAAAGAAAGCAAAAATCTCCAATTATTTCACGCCGGAAAATAAGGATGCTCTGTACACCTACGATTTCGGGGACAACTGGCAGGTAAAAGTCCGGCTTGAAAAAATCCTCCCGCGAGAAGAAGGGGTAGATTATCCCATCTGTACTGCGGGAAAAAGAGCCGCTGTCCCGGAAGACATAGGAGGGATATGGGGCTATGAAGATATGCTGGAGATCCTGAAGAACCCGGAACATGAGGAATACGAAGATACTGTAACATGGCTGGGAGAAGACTTTGACCCCGAAGACTTTGACCCGAAAGACGTTTCGTTCCGAAAATGA
- a CDS encoding metal-binding protein — protein sequence MPNGKTHTKINIILLFGILLGLHTHYIKSHIPLEYLEFDTIAIFSFALLFGTYYLSPDLDTKSEPFKRWGILKYIWWPYQKIFKHRGKLHHPLSGPIIIISTVSLFIIAPVVKFFDLDITQIPTRYLISLLAGIVVSIEAHIVSDMIYTKVKTKSTRIKKKLKSVHTSRS from the coding sequence ATGCCCAATGGAAAAACTCACACAAAAATAAACATCATATTGCTGTTTGGTATATTGCTAGGTTTACATACGCACTATATAAAATCGCATATTCCGCTGGAATATCTTGAATTTGACACTATTGCAATATTTTCGTTTGCACTCCTATTCGGAACATATTATCTCAGTCCCGACCTTGATACCAAAAGCGAACCCTTCAAAAGGTGGGGAATCCTCAAATACATCTGGTGGCCTTATCAAAAAATATTCAAGCACCGTGGAAAACTTCACCATCCGTTATCAGGCCCCATCATAATCATTTCAACTGTAAGTTTATTCATCATAGCGCCTGTTGTCAAGTTTTTCGACCTCGACATAACTCAAATCCCGACAAGATATTTGATTTCATTATTAGCCGGAATTGTTGTCTCTATTGAAGCACATATAGTGTCGGATATGATATACACCAAAGTAAAAACAAAATCCACGAGAATAAAAAAGAAACTGAAAAGTGTTCACACCAGCAGGTCGTAA
- a CDS encoding CRISPR-associated endonuclease Cas6, which yields MKLKTLEMTFRSTKEFKENILCTRGFFATKFNEYVQLHNHITDKLVYRYPTIQYKVIRNRPLILGINEGIDVLKEIFDDFDIVKLGDTEYEIIQRSMTIKKQEFGLSDKIHFYEFLTPWLPIKQENHEKFLQLKTMEEQKEMLRRILTGNLLSMSKGLNYTVPDLIKCDLDVKITRSEYKDVNFLSFYGGFMANFCIPKYMGIGKSAAMGKGTVQEIRVYRDN from the coding sequence ATGAAACTAAAGACCCTCGAGATGACCTTCAGGTCCACAAAAGAGTTTAAAGAAAATATCCTCTGCACCCGCGGTTTTTTTGCAACAAAATTCAATGAATACGTCCAGCTCCACAACCACATAACAGACAAGCTTGTGTACAGATACCCTACAATCCAGTACAAGGTTATCAGAAACAGGCCTCTAATTCTGGGTATCAACGAAGGAATTGATGTCCTGAAGGAGATTTTTGATGACTTTGACATTGTAAAGCTTGGAGATACTGAATACGAGATTATCCAGAGATCCATGACAATCAAAAAACAGGAATTCGGGCTTTCGGACAAGATTCATTTCTATGAATTCCTCACTCCATGGTTGCCGATTAAACAGGAAAACCATGAAAAGTTCCTGCAGCTCAAAACCATGGAAGAGCAAAAAGAAATGCTCCGTAGGATCCTCACAGGCAACCTTCTTTCCATGTCAAAAGGTCTCAACTACACCGTTCCTGATCTGATCAAATGCGACCTTGACGTAAAAATAACTAGAAGCGAATATAAAGACGTAAACTTTCTCTCCTTTTATGGGGGCTTCATGGCAAATTTTTGCATCCCCAAATACATGGGAATTGGAAAATCAGCTGCTATGGGTAAAGGTACCGTCCAAGAGATCCGTGTATACCGAGATAACTAA
- a CDS encoding HD domain-containing protein: MSESDADNDYHFLKVGALLHDVGHVVPGLDGEEKGHSERGFEFLSSFASTELFSLFAKYHHALSIDEIKEDGLSQKEKNLLFMVSEASRLSLGDEANAEENDSRKHLLKSVFSGISKIRDNVEDFKPKFYEPKKLNPGVFMYPCLGADNPDLAKEGCSRIYESFNDFFGKLSGPGINQINEDLLLMFLEENTAFIPAGRGANEDISLFDHLKTACAIASCIYKFHERELDVLS, encoded by the coding sequence ATGTCTGAAAGTGATGCCGATAACGATTATCATTTTTTAAAAGTAGGGGCTTTATTACACGACGTAGGCCATGTTGTCCCAGGTCTCGATGGTGAGGAGAAAGGGCATTCTGAGAGGGGATTTGAGTTTCTCAGCTCATTTGCAAGTACTGAATTATTTTCACTGTTTGCCAAATATCACCATGCTCTATCAATTGATGAAATTAAGGAGGATGGGCTGAGTCAGAAAGAAAAAAACTTGTTGTTTATGGTTAGTGAAGCTTCGCGTTTATCTCTTGGGGATGAGGCCAATGCCGAAGAAAATGATAGTAGAAAACATCTATTGAAGTCTGTTTTTTCAGGGATTTCAAAAATAAGGGATAATGTTGAGGATTTTAAACCGAAATTCTATGAGCCAAAAAAGCTAAACCCCGGCGTTTTTATGTATCCTTGTTTAGGAGCAGATAACCCAGATCTTGCAAAAGAGGGTTGCAGCAGGATATATGAATCTTTTAACGATTTTTTTGGAAAACTCTCTGGCCCTGGAATTAACCAGATCAATGAGGATCTTCTGCTAATGTTCCTTGAGGAAAATACAGCATTTATTCCCGCAGGAAGGGGGGCTAATGAAGATATTTCTCTTTTTGACCATCTCAAGACCGCCTGTGCGATCGCTTCCTGTATTTATAAGTTTCATGAAAGGGAACTGGATGTTTTGTCCTGA
- a CDS encoding IS481-like element ISMac4 family transposase: MKLNGKKIRWIIAQKSKGESTSTIAEIQGISARRVQQIYKEYVETGQLPQVGINLGRPKNPLSSSDKELIDQTYSDYKFGACYLEILIEGKYNRKISHNRIHNYLLSMDLAKENRKKKQRRKWCRYEREHSMSAAHIDWHENPLLGLQVCAILDDSSRMIIAGGEYVHCNTENTIKVIDELVKEYWDIYPLRELIMDHGSEFGAHRINKDGSWDSDFKRCIEELGIKPILARVRHPQTNGKIEKWFDTYQRFRGEFESFEEFVQWYNKRPHGALKLEQLESPQEAFWNRLPVEAKFRIGVRLFGW, translated from the coding sequence GTGAAACTTAATGGAAAAAAGATACGTTGGATCATTGCTCAAAAATCGAAGGGTGAATCTACCTCGACGATAGCTGAGATCCAGGGGATCTCAGCCCGTCGAGTTCAGCAGATCTACAAAGAATACGTTGAAACTGGTCAGCTTCCTCAAGTTGGCATTAATCTTGGAAGACCAAAGAACCCCTTATCCTCCTCTGATAAGGAATTGATTGACCAAACTTACTCTGATTATAAGTTTGGAGCCTGTTACCTTGAGATTCTCATCGAAGGCAAATATAATCGTAAGATATCTCATAACAGAATCCATAACTATCTACTTAGCATGGACCTTGCCAAGGAAAACCGAAAAAAGAAACAGAGAAGAAAATGGTGTAGATACGAACGCGAACACAGCATGTCTGCTGCACACATCGATTGGCATGAGAATCCCCTGTTAGGACTGCAAGTCTGTGCCATTCTTGATGATTCATCAAGAATGATAATTGCAGGTGGAGAGTACGTTCATTGCAACACGGAGAACACCATTAAAGTGATTGATGAACTTGTTAAAGAGTACTGGGACATATACCCTTTAAGAGAGCTCATTATGGATCATGGAAGTGAATTCGGAGCTCACAGGATTAATAAGGATGGTTCATGGGATAGTGACTTTAAAAGATGCATTGAAGAACTTGGAATCAAACCAATACTTGCAAGGGTAAGACATCCTCAGACAAACGGAAAAATAGAGAAATGGTTCGATACATATCAAAGGTTTAGAGGAGAGTTTGAATCATTTGAAGAATTCGTACAGTGGTATAACAAGAGGCCTCATGGAGCTTTGAAACTTGAACAGTTAGAATCGCCACAGGAAGCATTCTGGAATAGATTACCAGTTGAGGCAAAGTTCAGAATAGGAGTGAGATTGTTTGGGTGGTGA